One Borreliella burgdorferi B31 genomic window carries:
- a CDS encoding DUF3890 domain-containing protein translates to MSEQKNLQTQVEAEEELLVTKLYSEVLLLLGIDKLALSRQNFLLHLSLLQAILVTRGIDASSLTYEQIFLLTFYHMGCQLRKQGVVREFEFDRIKKEKFNELELDYYPSSSGGEEGGEGGCGSNKNFCSQLDAFLEKLKRETSTPSCVGVV, encoded by the coding sequence GTGAGCGAACAAAAAAACTTACAAACACAAGTTGAGGCTGAAGAAGAACTTTTGGTAACAAAACTTTATTCTGAAGTGTTATTGTTACTAGGAATAGACAAACTTGCATTAAGCAGACAAAATTTTCTACTTCATTTATCTTTACTTCAAGCTATTCTAGTAACACGTGGTATTGATGCTAGTTCACTTACATATGAACAAATATTTTTACTTACCTTTTACCATATGGGTTGTCAATTAAGAAAACAGGGAGTTGTTCGAGAATTTGAATTTGATAGGATCAAAAAAGAGAAATTCAATGAACTTGAACTTGATTATTATCCTAGTAGCAGTGGAGGCGAAGAAGGCGGCGAGGGGGGTTGTGGCTCAAACAAGAATTTTTGTTCACAACTTGATGCATTTTTAGAAAAACTAAAAAGAGAAACTTCAACGCCATCTTGTGTGGGGGTTGTCTAA
- a CDS encoding DUF1506 family protein, with translation MNGVRKRLSDMSFRMINVFKDPQPLRFYKGTVVKLENDSSYQRVFDKNKYTEFAGVIIDIRPQELAVLYDSDMSDIQGYSKLYTYQDLNYELKDRISISDLIYFEIFSIDSSIGYFTLVLKEFIWTN, from the coding sequence ATGAATGGTGTTAGAAAAAGACTTTCAGATATGTCTTTCCGCATGATCAACGTATTTAAGGATCCTCAACCTTTAAGGTTTTATAAAGGCACTGTTGTTAAACTTGAAAACGATTCTTCTTATCAGAGAGTTTTTGATAAAAATAAGTACACTGAATTTGCAGGAGTTATTATTGACATAAGGCCACAAGAACTTGCAGTGCTTTATGACTCTGATATGTCTGATATTCAAGGATATTCCAAACTTTACACATATCAAGACCTTAACTATGAACTAAAAGACCGCATATCAATTTCGGATTTAATTTACTTTGAAATATTTAGTATTGACTCTTCAATCGGATATTTTACTTTGGTTTTAAAGGAGTTTATATGGACAAACTAG
- a CDS encoding DUF764 family protein produces MIFTLDMVLNHLTQIFKGFKAYATENNFECDIINTYNHPYLSKITAASSNIIALKFDGTENLFDHNSRAGAFYENALEFSLNFQIYIIAIVLNAQDFDANSRMLMLYGMLSNFLHNKAHKYTLESQSQPEYISKVNFYIYPISNMQTVGLINLGTKYSNHAYSASIAFNASVKAIEILKEEYKIAARYN; encoded by the coding sequence ATGATTTTTACTTTAGATATGGTTTTAAACCATTTAACTCAAATATTCAAAGGGTTTAAGGCGTATGCAACTGAAAATAATTTTGAGTGCGATATCATAAATACTTACAATCACCCGTACCTTTCAAAAATCACAGCTGCTAGCTCAAATATAATAGCATTGAAATTTGATGGTACAGAAAATCTATTTGATCATAATTCTAGAGCCGGTGCATTTTATGAAAATGCTTTGGAATTCAGTTTAAATTTTCAAATATATATTATTGCTATAGTGTTAAACGCTCAAGATTTTGACGCTAATTCACGTATGTTAATGCTTTATGGTATGCTTAGCAATTTTCTACACAATAAAGCCCATAAGTATACTTTAGAAAGTCAATCCCAACCCGAATATATTAGTAAAGTTAACTTTTACATTTATCCAATATCTAATATGCAAACAGTTGGGCTTATTAATTTAGGCACAAAATATAGCAACCATGCATACAGTGCATCTATAGCATTTAATGCTAGTGTAAAAGCAATTGAAATTTTAAAGGAGGAATACAAAATTGCCGCAAGATACAATTAG
- a CDS encoding DUF787 family protein: protein MPQDTISVSLLDSRIQASRPNYYNPLLVYKTAKIKVNKDAANYKILNLTVNNYEKQIETLEKDNGNGQDQFGKEKTLLKTAMSNFFNSSEESLKSADLFIYKDKPEELKKYLKVHRHTFVVLINTEGDNSDDGLKIYKDDYDKFKTPSIFFVFSTKEQEIKELFKDKGNTEKERNIAVYSNNKDNLHLKFISQYLHQASIFHAVNPYGMPLAATPLVDDTVIGKLRTAKINFYSLLNETGLDGVPAFKEGVDLAGGAIDEQFTYHYIKNEAIIELIRIWNKNNRQNSKLSALQLSGARDNAYTSAIECLLKRFVDRGLIIEYKNLRLTLSPTPQLKLELSVNITYNFSINAVALVITTQDIVDYQNSLSA, encoded by the coding sequence TTGCCGCAAGATACAATTAGTGTAAGTTTGCTTGACTCTAGAATTCAAGCTAGTAGGCCCAATTATTATAATCCACTTTTGGTTTACAAAACAGCCAAAATTAAAGTTAATAAAGATGCTGCTAACTATAAAATATTGAATTTAACCGTTAATAACTATGAAAAACAAATTGAAACTTTAGAAAAAGATAATGGGAATGGACAAGATCAGTTTGGAAAAGAAAAAACACTGCTTAAAACCGCAATGTCGAATTTTTTCAATTCAAGTGAAGAATCATTAAAATCAGCCGATCTTTTTATTTATAAGGATAAACCCGAAGAGTTAAAAAAATATCTTAAAGTACATAGACACACTTTTGTTGTACTTATTAATACTGAGGGTGATAATTCCGATGATGGACTTAAGATTTATAAAGATGATTATGATAAGTTTAAAACACCTTCAATTTTTTTTGTATTCTCAACTAAAGAACAAGAAATAAAAGAACTATTTAAAGATAAAGGCAATACTGAAAAAGAAAGAAATATTGCTGTTTACAGCAATAATAAAGACAATTTACACCTCAAATTTATAAGTCAATATTTACATCAAGCTAGTATTTTTCATGCTGTAAATCCTTATGGCATGCCGCTGGCTGCTACACCACTTGTTGATGATACTGTAATTGGAAAGTTGAGAACTGCAAAAATCAACTTTTATTCACTTCTTAATGAAACTGGGCTTGATGGTGTACCCGCATTTAAAGAAGGTGTTGACCTAGCTGGAGGTGCAATAGACGAACAATTTACATACCACTATATAAAAAATGAAGCGATTATTGAGCTTATTAGAATTTGGAACAAAAACAATAGACAAAATAGCAAATTATCTGCACTACAACTTAGTGGAGCTAGAGACAATGCATATACTTCAGCAATTGAATGTTTACTGAAAAGGTTTGTGGATAGAGGACTGATAATAGAGTATAAAAATTTAAGGCTTACTCTTTCTCCTACGCCACAACTTAAATTAGAACTTAGCGTGAATATTACTTATAACTTTAGCATTAATGCTGTTGCTTTAGTAATTACTACTCAAGATATAGTTGATTATCAAAACAGCTTAAGTGCTTAA
- a CDS encoding DUF1463 domain-containing protein: MQFYDLREVYFSIGGTQLHSGKLELTSEPTTRAVISSEDKGMPVISLRDPKTITYVFNIEVTLGSHDYILLTELSDEQFYNMDVRKEDKMLDLAFNDRIATKIISNYAIFTEEPSRSYSAEAEKVSFEIRAINCQKSKPNNS, from the coding sequence ATGCAATTTTATGATTTAAGAGAAGTTTATTTTTCAATTGGTGGTACGCAGTTACATAGTGGCAAGCTAGAGCTTACAAGCGAACCTACAACAAGAGCAGTGATTAGTAGTGAAGATAAAGGTATGCCTGTAATAAGCTTAAGAGATCCCAAAACAATAACTTATGTTTTCAACATTGAAGTGACACTAGGTAGTCATGACTACATTTTGTTAACTGAACTTTCTGATGAACAGTTTTACAACATGGATGTGAGAAAAGAGGATAAAATGCTTGATTTAGCATTCAATGATAGAATTGCTACCAAAATTATTTCTAACTATGCAATTTTTACTGAAGAGCCTTCAAGAAGTTATTCTGCTGAGGCCGAAAAAGTATCTTTTGAAATTAGGGCTATTAATTGCCAAAAATCTAAACCAAACAACTCTTAA